In Brevibacillus brevis NBRC 100599, a single genomic region encodes these proteins:
- a CDS encoding sigma-70 family RNA polymerase sigma factor, with translation MKEENVKPWLFRMRQGEEEAFQEVYRATRTYAYNLIYFLAPHKQDVDDMMSEVYVELIRSIDRYDVEQPFIPWFNGLIVRQVRNWNRSIWRRFRLLERVKEKGYEAPVAGMEDKLGAISDELEVIPAVEKLSFKLKEIVVLRYYQNCSLEEIAAILQIPLGTVKSRHHLAMKKLREHFEHRINPEEASFHVH, from the coding sequence AAATGTAAAGCCTTGGCTCTTCCGGATGCGCCAAGGAGAGGAAGAAGCTTTTCAAGAAGTCTATCGAGCAACTCGCACGTACGCCTACAATCTGATCTATTTTCTGGCGCCACACAAACAGGATGTAGACGACATGATGAGTGAAGTGTACGTGGAGTTGATTCGAAGCATTGACAGGTACGATGTGGAGCAGCCCTTTATCCCATGGTTCAACGGCTTGATTGTGCGGCAGGTTCGCAACTGGAATCGGAGCATTTGGCGAAGGTTCCGCCTGCTGGAGCGGGTAAAGGAAAAAGGCTACGAAGCACCTGTTGCAGGTATGGAGGATAAGCTGGGGGCGATCAGTGATGAGCTGGAAGTCATTCCTGCCGTAGAGAAATTATCCTTCAAGCTCAAGGAAATCGTCGTACTGCGTTACTATCAGAACTGTTCCTTGGAGGAAATTGCTGCGATTCTTCAAATCCCGCTCGGAACGGTGAAATCGAGACATCACTTGGCAATGAAAAAGTTGAGAGAGCATTTTGAGCATCGAATCAATCCTGAGGAGGCATCTTTTCATGTTCATTGA